GCCGAGCGGCGACCTCCTCGGCGTTACCGTTGGCGATCTCGTTCTGCCGGTCGGCCTCGGCCTTCTCGAACAGCGCGTGCTGGAGGAAGTCCAGACGCTGCTCGTCGGTCGCGCCAGCCACGGTCAACGGCTCGGCAGCCGCCTTCACCTCCGGCCAGGTCGCCGCCTTGCGCCAGAACGCCAGCAGGTAGTTCTGCAGGGTCTGGTCCAGCATCGTGGTGCGCTCGGTGTTGTTCGCCGGCACCCAGTTAATCTCCTGCGCCGCGCGCAACCGAATCGTGTCCAGCTCGGCCTTACGAGCCTTCGCGGCCAGGTCCCGGTCGTTCGCCGCGAAGATGCCGGTCCGGATGAACGCGGCGGACGCGGCGTCGGCGTCGGTCGTGTCGCTGAAGGCGGCCAGCGCGGCGGCCTTCACCTCGGCGTTGTGCTTCTCCGAGGCCTTCTCCCAGAGGACCGAGACGAAGTCGCGGTCGGAAAGCGTCACCTCTTCCCGTGGCACCCAACCCAGAACGGCAGCTGCCCGGTACTTCTCATCGATCGTGGTCTCGGCAGTCCGCGCGATCGTGGTCTCGGCAGCCCGCGCGAGCACCGATGGGCTCGCGATCGCGCCGGCCGGGACGGCCATCGCACCGATGACTGTCGCCGCCATGACGGCAGCGGTCACCATCCACAGACGTGACCGTCTGCGTACCCTTCTCGACATTCTTTCCCCCGTGGTCCAGAAGACAGATTTTTAGTTGTACTGACTGACAGCAACCGAACGCTACGCGTCACGGTATCAGCTGTCCTCGATCGGTGGGGTTCCGTTCCGGCACGAAAAAAGCCGCCCTCCGGGACTGCCCGAGGGCCGGCACTGTCCTGATAGGTCAACCCTTGATGTCGTTCACCGTGGGCACCTCGAGGGGTGCCGTTGCCCGACGTGCCAAGCTTGATCTTGCGGACCGACAAATTGCTGTCGGTCTTGGTCTCCGCCCGCTTGACCCGACGCGGTAGTCCACTGGTCAGGATCGCCAGCGCGGCCGCCGCATCGCATCCACAGCAGAGACCAAGGACGTCGGCGAAGTCGCGGTTACCGGGTCACGTACCTGTCGAGAGCCCGGCGCAGGTCCTCGCTGGTGACCTGCGAGTACATGTCGCCGTCGTCGCTGCCGACGTAGGAGTCCGGGCACTGCGCGTCGCTGCCGGTAATCCCGAACGAGTCGACCCGCTTCCGGGTACGCAACTCGAACACCTCCACCGTGTACTTGCCAGTCCGCATCGTACGGATTTCTACATCGCTGCCGAGCTGCTCGCGGTAGGTGCAGGTGGTGCTGTTCCCGAGCTCCACTCCGGTACGACGGACGCACGCGACAAGCTGGATCTGGGTGGGATCGCTGATGTCGAAGCCCGGTGTCGTCTCGCTGAACACGCCGGCGGCCTCGTACACCCGACCGTTCTCCTCCTCGTCCTCGACGAACGCGCGGATCGGGTGTGGGGCCGGGCCGGTGAACGCCGCCGCATCCGGGTACTTCGCGCCGGCACGCTCGCAGGCTCGGGACAGTTCGACGACGTTGCCCGGCAACGACTCGCTCCGGACCACGAAGTCGGGTAGGAAGACGAGCCAGGCCGTCATCAGCAGCGCGACCCCGAGCACGCCGCCGACGACCGACCGGACGAGCACCGGCGGCCGGATGGCGTGCCGCTCGGTGATCGAGCGGATCAGGGCGCCGCGTCCGTTGACCTCGACGATCCGAAGAACGGTGCCCCGACCCATTTCTCCGACGTACGCGACCTCGAAACCCCGCCGTGCACCGAACTCCCGGATCTCGCTGACGCCGAGGATCCTGGGCCACGGCACCGCGATCGGACCGCCATACCTGGGCGCCAGGACGAGGCCACCATCCGCGACACCGATCCGGTACCAGCCGGCGGGGTCACCGGTGTCGGTGAAGTACACGACGTAGAGGTAGCTGGCGATGGCGAGCGCCGCGACGACGTAGGCCAGGGTCGGGGAGAGGTTGAAGTAGATCGTGGTGGTCAGCAGGCCGCCGCCGATCAGGATCCACGACTTGCGGCCGTCGAACTCGTTGCGCGTCCGGTAGACCCGGCGCAGCGGCCCGATGCCACCGGCGTCGGCGACCTTGGCGAGCTTTCCGCGTGGCAGCAACGGCCCCTCCGGCGTGGAGATGATCGACGCGCCGGATTGTAGCGGTCCCGATCCAGCGGACCCCGCCGTCAGCTATCGAAATTCGTCACAGTGCTGACGTGCGGACCTTGATAGCCCGAGGAGCCGAAGACTCCACGGCCGCCCCGCTTCTTAGCTGGCCTTCGTCAGAGTGCGGCGGGGAGCAGGAGGTCCGCCCGGATCGGGAAGTGGTCACTGGCCCGGCGGGTCTGCGGCGTGTCCACGACGTCGTAGTCGAGCACGCCGATCCGAGGATCGACGAAGAGGGCGTCGATCCGGTTGTGCGGGTACACGCAGGAGAAGGTGAACCGCTCGGCGGCGTCGGCGACCACGGCGGCATCGGTCAGGCCGTCGGCGACGGTACGCCAGGCACCGCCGCCGGAGTTCTCGTTCAGGTCGGCGCCGACCACCACCGGCAGCCGCAGTGCGGCCAACTCCTGCTTGAAGAGTGCGGCCTGGCCGGGGCGCTCGGTCGGGTCTGTGGACAGATGGGATCCGGCGAGAACGAACCGGGACGTCCCGATCCCGCACTCGGCGAAGACCCCGCCGCGCAGATGCCGGCCCGGCGTCAACGGGTACTGCTGGCACCAGGTGCGGTACACCTGGACCCGCAGGCTGGTCAGCAGCAGGTTGCCCAGTGCCGGCAGGCCACCCGCCGCGACCACCAGGCCGAGCCGGTCGGCCAGGGCCGCACACTTGTGTCGCCAGCGGAACCGGCGCGGCGCCTCCTGCACGATCACCACGTCCGGCTCTAAGCTCCGGACCACCTCGGCCAGCGCGTCGACGTCGTCCCGCTGGCCGTGCACGTTGTACGACAGCACCCGCAGGCGCACCGACGAATCCCCGTTTCCGGGGGACTGCACCTGCCCCACGCCGTGCCCCTTGCTCATGTATTCGAACTACCGCGCCGACCGGGTCGGCTACCGCCGACGGGCCAGGTCTGCCGCGCCGACCAACCCGGCGGTGTTGCCCAGTTCCGCCGGCCGGATTTCCGCCACGGGAATTGTGGCACGCGCCGAGAGAGCGTCCATATAGGACCGACGGGTCGGGCCGAGCAGCAGCTCGCCCGCCTCGACGACGCCGCCCCCGACGACGAGCACCTGCGGATCGAGGATCTGCGCCATGTCGGCCAGACCGGTGCCGAGCCAATGACCGATCTGCGCGAACGCGGCGCCGGAGACCGAGTCGCCGGAGCGGGCCGCCGAGGTCACCATCGGTCCGGTCACCGCGTTGACGTCGCCGTCGGCCAGTTCGAGCAGGATCGTGGCCCGGTCCGGTTCCTGGCGCGCACCCGCGCGGGCGAACCTGACCAGGGCGTTGCCGCTGGCGTACTGCTCGATGCAGCCGAGCCGGCCACAGCCGCACAGGTGACCGTCCGGCACCGAAAGCATGTGCCCGAGTTCCGCCGCGATGCCGTGCGCTCCGCGCAGCAGTTCCCCGCCGAGCACGATCCCGCCGCCGACACCGGTGCCGATGGTGAACAGCACCATCGAGTCGTCCGCGTCCCGTGCCGCGCCGTAGCGGAACTCGGCCCAGGCCGCGACGTTGGCGTCGTTCTCCACGATCACCGGCAGTCCGACGGCGTTGCTGACGTAGTCGCGGATCGGTTCGTTCCGCCATGCGATGTTCGGGGCGAACAGCACGGTTGACCGGGCGGCGTCGATCCAGCCGGCGGCACCGATGCCCACCGCGTCCACCTCGTGCTCGGCCGCGAGCTCCTTGACCACCTCGACGATCACGTCGCGGGTCTTGGCGACGTCGTCGGCGGGGGTGTCGCGGCGAATCGACGCCTGCACCTCACCCGCCACGTCGACGACGCCGGCGGCCACCTTCGTACCCCCGACATCGACTCCGATGGTCAGCGTCACCGCTGCCGCTCCCCTCTGCCGTACCGCCCTCGCGGTCGCTCTCCCGCCACTGCCGCCCTACCGTGCCGTCACCACCGCCGTGGCCTCCGGCCCGCCCGGTCGGACGGTTCCGGCAGTCAGGGGCCCTGGTCGGGGGCCACCTGCTCGCCCGGGTCGGCGGTGGCCGATCCCTCCGGGGTCCGCGACGCGGGCACCGGAGGTCGCCCGGCGGCCGACGAGCCGGCGGGCCGGGCCCCGCCCGTCCCGGTCGGGGTCGACCGGTCCGGATCGGCGGTCGCCCCGGTCCCCCGGGCTCCGGCCTCCGCACGGGTGGCGGCCGCCCAGACGTCCTGCTCGTCCGCCGGCCACGAATCATGCCTGGTACGAGTGGCATTGCGCCACACCGCGTCTTCGAAAGCGCTCGACGGGCCGGCCGACGGGGCAGTGTGGGTGTCCGCTGGCTCACCACCGGCCCGGCCGCCGGTGCCGTCGCCGGGCCGGGAGCCCTGGGCGTCTGCGCGCGAGCCGGCGCTCCCCGCCGCGCCGTTGCCGGTGCTGCCGGTGCTGCCGGTGCTGCCGGTGCTGCCGGTGCTGCCGGTGACGGTGGAGAACGCGCGGAGCAGGCTGGCCACCCCGGCCGCGAAATCTCCGGCACCGGTGGCGAGCCGTTCGGCGAATTCCGGACTCGGATCGCGCAGGGCGGCGATCGATCGGCAAACGGGACAGACGCAGCATTCGGAGCTACCGGTGGCGAAACCCGCGCCCACCGGTGAGTCACCCCCCGATGGCGAACCGGGTCCGGCCGTGGTCGATGAAGGCCCGGCCTTGGTCGAAAACGGTCCGGTCGAAGGAGGTTCAGTCGAAGGAGGTCCGGCCGCAAAAGGTTCGACCGAAGGAGGTTCGGTCGCAAAAGGTTCGGCCGGAGGAGGTCCGGGAGAAGAAGATTCGGAAGAAAAAGATTCGGGCGAGGGAGCTTCGGTCGAGGGAGCTTCGGTCGGCGGAGGCTCGGTCGTGGCGGCCGACCATGGGTCGGTGGTCGTCGAGCCTGACCCGGTCCGCCACGGCGACGATTCGGCCGTCTGCCGTGGCGGCACCACCTGGTCCAGTACGTCCGAGATCACCTGGCTGAACGGGCCGAAGGTCCCCGCCCGGTCCCGGGCCCCGGAGGCGGCCGAACGGGCCATCGCGAGCGCGGCGGCGACCAGCCGCTCGGCCTCCTCGCGTGCGGACCCCGGATCGGTCGCTCCGCCGTACGAACCGCCTGCTCCCATGATCGGCTCCTTTACGCCCGAGGCCCACGGGGTGAACGCGTCAACGCGCTCCGTCCGGGGATTCCACCCGCCGCTTGAGCGTGCTCAGTGCGGCATCCATGATCATTTTCTCGGCCTTGCGCCGGAACATACCCAGCATGCCCACCGACAACTCGACCTCAAGTGTGTAGGTCACGGTCGAGGTGCCGTCCCCGTTGTCCTCGATGTCGTACGACCCGTTCTGGGTCTTCTGCATCCGTGAGGGCTCCACCAGGTGCCACTCGATCCGCGAGATGTCCTCGGCGTACTCGTACGCGAGGACGTACTCGTCGGTCATCACCGAGGCGTCGAGCACGAACCGGACCTGGGCGGCGTAACCGTCCTCGTATTCCTCGACCACCTCGACCTGCTTCACCGCTTCGGCCCACTCGGTGTAGCGCGGAAAATCGCAGATCACCGCCGTTACCCGGGCCGGTGGCGCGGCGATGACGATCGACTGGGTGGAGGAATCCGCCATGTCCGGCAGGCTACCCCGCAAGGGGGTGGCTCCGGCCCACCACCTCGCCCCATTCGTGTGCCGGTGGGCGTACCTGGCCGGGCGGGCCGACCCGGAAGGCGGGTAGGTTGCGGGGTAGCCGGAGCGGTCGGAGGCAGGCCGGTCCGATACGAGCACGAGGGAGTGCAGGTGCGCGAGTTCTCGGTCCCGCCAGCGGTCACGGTCGGCGACGCGGCCAACCTCACCGACCCGGTCTGGGACAACGCCGAGGAGGCGCCGGACAGCGTGCAGTTCGTCCGTCGTGCCCCGGGCACCTCCGGCACCAGTGGCGAGTGGACCGACGTCACCTGCCGGCAGTTCCGGGACGAGGTCGTCGCGCTGGCCCGTGGCCTGATCGCCGCCGGGATCACCCCGGGGGCGCGGGTCGGCCTGATGAGCCGGACCCGGTACGAGTGGACCCTGATCGACTACGCGATCTGGACGGTCGGCGGCGTCACCGTACCGATCTACGACACCTCCAGCCCCGAGCAGGTGGCCTGGATCCTGTCGGACTCCGGCGCGGTGGCCTGTGTGCTGGAGACCAACGCGCACGCCCTCGCGCTCTCCGGAATCCGGGACCGGCTACCCAAGCTGGAACAGGTCTGGCAGATCGAACTCGGCGGCATCGACGAACTACTCGCTCTCGGCGACCGGGTCGACCCGGCCCAGGTCGAGGTACGTCGCAAGGCGGTGAAGGCGGCGGACATCGCCACCATCATCTACACCAGCGGCACCACCGGCCGGCCCAAGGGCTGCGTGCTGACCCACCGGAACATGCTCTCCGACATCTGCAACGCCATCCCGGTGCTGCCGAACCTCTTCAACGAGGGGGCGTCGACGCTGCTCTTCCTGCCGCTGGCCCACTCGTTCGCCCGGCTGATCCAGATCGGCACGGTCCGGGCCCGGGCCACCGTGGCGCACAGCGCCGACACGAAGAACCTGGTCAGCGAGCTGAAGGAGTTCCAGCCCAGCTTCGTGCTGTCGGTGCCCCGGGTCTTCGAGAAGGTCTACACCGGCGCCGTCCAGAAGGCGAGGGACGAGGGCAAGGGCAAGATCTTCGCCAGTGCCGAGCGGGTGGCGATCGCGTACAGCCAGGCCCTGGACACTCCGTCCGGGCCGGGGATGGGTCTGCGGCTGCGGCACCAGGTCTTCGACCGGCTGGTCTACCGCAAGCTCCGGGCCGCGCTCGGCGGACGCTGCCAGAACGCGATCTCCGGGGGCGCCCCGCTGGGCGCCCGGCTCGGCCACTTCTTCCGGGGCGTGGGCGTGCTGGTCTACGAGGGGTACGGCCTGACCGAGACCTCACCGGCGGTCGCGGTGAACCTGCCCAGCGCCACCCGGATCGGCACCGTCGGCCGCCCGCTGCCCGGGGTCACCATCCGGATCGCGGACGACGGCGAGATCCTGATCAAGGGTGACGTGGTCTTCCAGGGCTACTGGAACAACCCGGAGGCGACCGCCGAGGTACTCACCTCCGACGGCTGGTTCCACAGCGGTGACCTGGGCGAACTCGACGGCGACGGCTACCTGTGCATCACCGGGCGGAAGAAGGAGATCATCGTTACGGCGAACGGCAAGAACGTCGCTCCCGCCGTACTGGAGGACGCGGTCCGGGCGCACCGGCTGGTCAGCCAGTGCATGGCGGTCGGGGACCGACGGCCGTTCGTCGCCGCGCTGGTCACCATCGACGCGGAGGCCCTGCCGAGCTGGCTGCGGGAGCACGACCGGCCGGCGGACACGGACATCGAGACGCTGCGGAACGACCCGGAGCTGCGCGCCGAGATCCAGAGGGCGGTGGACGAGGCCAACCAGAACGTCTCGCGAGCCGAATCCATCCGGCAGTTCAGGATCCTTCCCCGGGACTTCACCGAGGCCACCGGCGAACTGACCCCGTCGATGAAGGTCAAGCGGAACGTCGTAGAGAAGACATACTCGGCGGACATCGCCGAGATATACGGCAACTGACTACCATCCGTCAGGTGCCCGCCTCGACCTCCGGTCTTCCCCGCCCACATCCACTCGCGGCGGCGGCGCGCGTCGTCATGCTCGCGCTCGTCGCGGTCCTCACCCTGATCGCCACCCGGGATCCCGGGCAGCTCCGCTGGGTCGCCCTGCTCGCCGTCGCGGGCATTCCGGCGGTGATCGCCCCCGGACACTGGCTGCTGGCCCCGCTGGGCAGGTTCGCCGAGGTCATGATCGTCGGGCTGGCCGCCGGCCAGGTAGCGGCGGCGGCGAACATCGGCACCCCGATGCCCGGCCTCGGGGCGTCGGCGATCCTGCCCTACCTCGCCGTACCGCTCACCGTCGCCGCCCTGCAACGCCGCTCGCGGGAGGGCATCGCCCTGATCGCGGTCGCGGCGGCGACCCTGGCGCTGAGCGGCACCTTCACCGGCGGCGAGGGCGGGCTGCTGATCGGCCAGCTCGGCTACCTGGCGGTGACGGCCCAGTGGTTGATCCTGGCCGCGCTGGGGCTGTCCGCGGCGGGCACGCTGCAACGGATCATCCAGGCCCGGGGCGAGGGCCGGCCACAGCCGTACGCCGAGGCGACCCGGCTGCTCACCCAGTTGCGCAGCGTCGCCAGGCAGCTACCCGGAGCCACCCTGGATCCGGGCAGCATCTCCGAACACCTGGTGGAGGAGCTGCGCGGCGTCGCCCGGGCGGACCGGGCGGCGGTGCTGTCCGCCAGCGGCGGGGGCCGGCTGGTGGTGCTCGCCCAGGCCGGCGTGGACCGGGTCGACTGGGAGACGACGCTCGACGCCGACTCGGCCATCGCCGACGCCTGGGCCAGCCAGCAACCACAGACGGCACACCGGTCACAGGCCCGTTCACACTCGGGCGGGGACGTGTCGGCGCTGGTCGTACCCCTGGTCGCCGGGGTCCGGACGGTCGGCCTGGTCACCCTGGAGGCCGACGTCACCAACGCCTATCCACCGGCGGTGGTGGCCCAGGTGACCGCGCTGACCGGGCCGGCGGCGCTGCGGCTGGAGGCCGCGCTGCTCTTCGACGAGGTCCGGTCGCTGGCCACCAACGAGGAGCGCCAGCGGCTGGCCCGGGAGATCCACGACGGGGTCGCCCAGGAACTGGTGATGGTCGGGTACGGCATCGACAACGCCCAGGCCAGCCTCCCGGAGAGCGCCAAGGAGACGGCCGAGGAGCTGCGGGTCCTCCGGGGCGAGGTGACCCGGGTGATCACCGAGTTGCGGCTGAGCCTCTTCGAGCTGCGCAGCGAGGTCGACCGGCACGGCGGGCTCGCCACCGCGATCGCCGAGTACGCGCGCACGGTCGGCGCCTCCGCCGGGCTGCGGGTGCACTACACGCTCGACGAGTCCACCGCCCGGCTGCCGGCCGCCACCGAGGCGGAGTTGCTACGCATCGCCCAGGAGGCGATCACCAACGCGCGCAAGCACGCCGGGGCGGCGAACCTTTGGGTCAGCTGTGCCGTAGATCCCCCATTCGCCCAAATTGAAGTGTCGGATGATGGTCAGGGCATCGCTGACCAGCGCCCTGACGGCAGGTATGGTCTTGCGATCATGGCGGAGAGGGCGGAACGTATCCGGGGCCGGCTAGAGATCAGTCCGCGACACCCCAGCGGCACGACGGTGGCAGTGGTGCTCGGAACCTCGCCCCGGCGCGATAACGTGCGCGATAGCGTCACTGCATCAGAAGGGGAGTAACCCGAGCATGACCACCAGCCCCACGCCGACCACTCGGACCAAGGTTCTGCTCGTCGACGATCATGACCTGATCCGCAAGGGCCTGCGGCACGCCTTTGAGCGGGACCGGCAGTTCGAGGTCGTCGGCGAGGCCGCCACCGCCGCGGAGGGGGTCCGACAGGCGGGCGCCCTACAGCCCGATGTCGTAATCATGGATCTCCGCCTTCCCGACGGCAGCGGGCTCGAAGCTACCCGAGCCCTCCGCAAGTCCAGCGCCACGATGGGAATCGTGGTCCTCACCATGTACGCGGGTGACGACCAGCTTTTCGGTGCCCTCGAGGCCGGCGCGAGTGCCTTCGTACCGAAGACCGCTCCCGCCGACGAGGTGGTGGCCGCCGCCCGGCACGCCGCCTCCTCGCCGAGTGCGTTCACCGCGGCCGATCTCGCCGAGGCGATGAAGCGTCGGCTGGCTCCGTCCGGCCCGCAACTGTCGCCCCGGGAGGGGCAGGTGCTGCGCCTGCTGGCCGACGGAATGAGCGTCGCCGGCATCGCCAAGCAGCTGTTCGTCAGCGAGTCGACGGCGAAGACGCACATCTCCAAGCTCTACGAGAAGCTGGGCGCGGCCAACCGGGCCCAGGCGTTGATGACCGCGCTCCGGCTCGGCCTCCTCGAGGCACCGGACGCACCGAAGTTCTGACCTGCACCAAAGTTCTGACCCGTACCAAAGCTCTGCCCGGCACCGACGTTCCGAGCTGACCACGTGACCGCCGCCCGGCCCCCGCTGGCCGGGCGGCGGCCGTGTACTCCCCGGCTTCGGGTCCCCGGTCAGGGGGCCGGATTGGGCACCCGGGCCGGAATCGCCCGCCCGGTCAGCCGCCGGAACAACAGGTACGCCTCGCAGCCCAGGCAGAGCCCGAAGGCGGCGTTGAGGAACGCGGCGGCGAGAGCCAGGCTGGCCATGACCAGACCCAGGACCGGCAGCCCGGCCAGATAGCCGGCGGCGCAGCCGATGAGGAAGACGAACCCGACCACCTGGGTGAACCGGACCGGTGCCACCGGCTCCAACTCGGCCGGTCGACCCAGTCGGGGCGCGACGAGGGCCCGGAACAGCCAGGCGTACGGGCCCCGGCGTGGATCGATCGCGGTGATGCCGAACACCAGTGCCTGGGCGAGCGCCAACCAGCCCGAGCCGGTGATCATCACGACGACAACGACGAGTGCGGTGAGACCCGCGGCGAAGCGCGGTCCACGAGGGTCCAGCATCACAGTCACCTCGGTCAGCAGGGGCGGTGCCCGGTTCGGCTCAGGCGGGTGACGATCTGGCGGATCATGGTGGCGACCCGGGAAGCAGGGGCGCCACGGCGGCGACGACCTCGGTGCTGACCGGTACGCCGCAGGCACGGTGCAGTACCCGGCCAGCGGCGTCGACCACCAGCACCGTGGGCGTACGCCAGATGCTCAGCGCCCTGACCCCGGTCGGCTGGCTCGCCGCGTCGACCTCCACGTGTCGTACCCCGGGGAGCGTCCCGGCGACCTCGGCGAGCACCCGACGGGTCGCCCGGCAGGGTGCGCAGAACTCCGAGGAGAACTGCAACAGCGTGACGGGAACACCGGGCTCGACGCCGAGCGTCACCAGCAGGCTCGGACTGACCAGCAGCCCCGGCTGCACCGGTGGCCCCGGACTCACCCGCAGGCCCGGGTCCCCCCTCACGCCGAGGCTCCGTACGGGTGCGACCGGCCGCAGCACGCCGTCCCGCCGACGCCGCCACAGCCCGACGCCGGTGGTGAGCACCAGTACGCTCGTCACCGCCAGCAGCCCGGGAAGCACGGAGTCCCGCACGTGATCAGCGTGCCACGGTGAACCATCGATAGCCAGCTCTGTTTGTTCCCATCACGACCCGCCCGGGTCGCGCCGGCACACCTGTCGGTTCCGCCGTCCGGGTCAGCCGGTCAGCAGCTCCGTCATCCGGTCCGCCTGGTTCTCCCAGCGCCATTCGCGCTCCACCCAGGCGCGACCGGCGGCACCCATCCGGCGGGCCAGCTCGGGGTCGGCGAGCAGGGTGGCGACCCGGTCGGCGAGCTGACGCCCGTCCCGCCCGTCGACCACGTGCCCGGTCTCGCCCTCCCGTACCGCGTCCGGGGCGCCGCCGGAGTTCCCGGCCACCACCGGCAACCCGGTCGCCGACGCCTCCAGGTAGACGATGCCGAGCCCTTCGACGTCCAGCCCACGGTTGCGGGTCCGGCACGGCATCGCGTAGACGTCACCGGCCGCGTAGTGCGCCGGCAGCTCGGCGGTCGGCACCGACCCGGTGAACACCACGTCGGCCTCGACGCCGACCCGCCGGGCCAGCTTCTCCAACGTGCCCCGGTACGGCCCGCCGCCCACCACCAGCAGTGCCGCGCCGGGCACCCGACGACGAATCTCCGGTAGCGCCCGGATCAGGGCGTCCTGGCCCTTGCGCGGTACCAGCCGGGACACGCAGACCACCACGGGTCGGTCGACGAGGCCGTGTCGGGCCCGGACCTGCGCACCGTCGACCTCCGGGTGGTAGACGTCGACGTCCACCCCGGGCGCCAACCGGCGGAGTTCGGTACGGCCCCGCAGCACCCGGTCCAGCCGTACCCGGGTGTACTCCCCCAGGTAGGTCGTCACGTCCACGTCGTCGCCGATCCGGCGCAGCGCCGACCGGGCACCGGGCAGCGCCGCCCAGCCGACCTCGTGACCGTGGGTCTGGGCCACCGCCCGCCGGATCCCGGCCCGGCGACGCAGCCCTCCGGCGAGCAGGCCGAGCGGCGCGGCGGCACCGAACCAGACGGTGTCGCAGTCGTACGCGCGGGCGAGTTCGGCGGCCCGACGCGCGACGTGCCGGGTGGGCAGCAGCACCTTGGTCGGTTCCCGCACCACCTCGAACGGCTGGTCGGCATCGAACTTGTCGGCACCGCGCCAGGTCGAGGCGTAGACGACGAGCGAACCCGGGGGCTGCCGCACCGCGAGGCCGTGCACGAAGGACTGGATCCCGCCGGGACGCGGGGGAAAATCGTTGGTGACGAGCAGTGTCCTGGTCAACCGCCGGCTCCTCGGGCGTAGGCACGGGCCGCCGCCATCCGTTCCACCGTGGAGGGGTGGCTGGCCGAGTAGAGGTACTCCCAACGCGGCGGGTCCGGGTCGGCGAGGTTGACGCTGGAGAGCCGGCGCTGCATCGCCTCGAAGGCGGTCGGGTCACCGGTGAGGGCCAGCGCGTGGGCGTCCGCCCGGGCCTCGACCTGCCGGGACACCCACGCCTGGGCCGGCGCGGCGACCAGCCCGGCCACGGTCACCAGGGCTATCAGCAGCGGAAACGCCCTCGGCTCGGCCACCGAGTCGACACCCGCGGCCCGGAGCAGCCCACCCCACGAGCCGAGCAGGTAGAGCGCCACCACCGCCGCGGCGGCACCCAGGGCGCCGGTCAGGGTGCCGGCCACCACGTCCCGGTCCTTCGCATGCCCCAACTCGTGCGCGACCACGCTGGCCACCTCGGCCGGCGGCGCCTCGCGCAGCAGGGTGTCGTAGACGACGATCCGCCGGGTCGGGCCGAACCCGGAGACGTACGCGTTGACCGCCCGGGTACGCCGGGACGCGTCGGCGACCAGCACATCCTTGACCGGTACGTCGTCCCGCTCGGCGAGCGCCATCAGCTCGGTACGCAGTGCCCCCGGCTCCATCGGGGTGAACCGGTTGAAGATCGGCTCGACCAGCACGGGCAGCACGAACGACAGGAGCGTGACCAGCACCGCCGCGCCGCCCGCCCCAACCGCCCACCACCAGCGCGGCGCCAGCCGGATCACGGTGTAGAACCCCAGCAGGGCCACCGCGCCGATCACGGCACTGACCGCGTACGACTTGAGCAGGTCGATCGTCCATCCGCCCCAGCCCTGGGTGGAGAGCCCGTAACGGGCCACCACCGAGTGTCGCCAGGCGGCGAAGGGCAGGGTCAGCAGGTCCGCCACCAACACCACGGCCAGCCCGCCGAGCACCGCCTGGGCGAT
The nucleotide sequence above comes from Plantactinospora soyae. Encoded proteins:
- a CDS encoding TlpA family protein disulfide reductase yields the protein MRDSVLPGLLAVTSVLVLTTGVGLWRRRRDGVLRPVAPVRSLGVRGDPGLRVSPGPPVQPGLLVSPSLLVTLGVEPGVPVTLLQFSSEFCAPCRATRRVLAEVAGTLPGVRHVEVDAASQPTGVRALSIWRTPTVLVVDAAGRVLHRACGVPVSTEVVAAVAPLLPGSPP
- a CDS encoding glycosyltransferase family 4 protein, whose protein sequence is MTRTLLVTNDFPPRPGGIQSFVHGLAVRQPPGSLVVYASTWRGADKFDADQPFEVVREPTKVLLPTRHVARRAAELARAYDCDTVWFGAAAPLGLLAGGLRRRAGIRRAVAQTHGHEVGWAALPGARSALRRIGDDVDVTTYLGEYTRVRLDRVLRGRTELRRLAPGVDVDVYHPEVDGAQVRARHGLVDRPVVVCVSRLVPRKGQDALIRALPEIRRRVPGAALLVVGGGPYRGTLEKLARRVGVEADVVFTGSVPTAELPAHYAAGDVYAMPCRTRNRGLDVEGLGIVYLEASATGLPVVAGNSGGAPDAVREGETGHVVDGRDGRQLADRVATLLADPELARRMGAAGRAWVEREWRWENQADRMTELLTG
- a CDS encoding M48 family metallopeptidase → MTPRAWAGLTLGALVLLLIVVTALLVPWHRPPAPRADQLAALDELRPADVERGRAFKSALRPGSYGAMAVGLLIALLLGLTPLGAKLVGLVGRPFGDNWIAQAVLGGLAVVLVADLLTLPFAAWRHSVVARYGLSTQGWGGWTIDLLKSYAVSAVIGAVALLGFYTVIRLAPRWWWAVGAGGAAVLVTLLSFVLPVLVEPIFNRFTPMEPGALRTELMALAERDDVPVKDVLVADASRRTRAVNAYVSGFGPTRRIVVYDTLLREAPPAEVASVVAHELGHAKDRDVVAGTLTGALGAAAAVVALYLLGSWGGLLRAAGVDSVAEPRAFPLLIALVTVAGLVAAPAQAWVSRQVEARADAHALALTGDPTAFEAMQRRLSSVNLADPDPPRWEYLYSASHPSTVERMAAARAYARGAGG